The nucleotide window CCGATATACTACGAGATCTCTAATATTGGGAATTGTCATAATCCGATAGGAGCCATGCGATTTTGCCAATTCGTACCTTGTTGGGTCTGTAGGCTGATACTCTCCGCTTAGGAGCAATTCTTGAATTTGCGGTAGTGTTCGATCTATACTCTCGGCCCAATCAAGCCAATCAATTGAGTCGCGGACTCGAGTAACTCTTGCTTCTTTACGGATTTTTCGCCAGGCATTTCGTAGATTTTCTAAAGTGACAATATCTTCAAATCGCACGTCATCCCTAATGCGGTCTTGCTCGGTAATTGTGTGATTCACAGGGCGTCACGTATCATTTTACGAGGTGAAATAATTGCGGAATGTAAACCTCCCGCTGCCCCCAGCCAAGCCGTTTGTGACCCTTCGACAGCCTCAGGGTGACCACTCACCCCCCGGCCCCCTCTCTCTGGAGAGGAGGGGGCAACACGCCAGTGTGGGGGTGAGTGTCTTTCTGCGGCCACTGCCACTGCTCCGCCCACGGCATCGTGCCAACCCCCCCGGTAACCACCCGCAGCGCCGGGGCATTAACTTTACCCACAGACCACTAACCGGAGACAGTTATAAGCCGGCGAATCCAGGGAGCGCTACCAACTGCAATGCAGGTGACTGTTTTCTCAGGGAGTCTCACCGCCCCAATCAGGAGAACGATTGAATGAAAGCCAGATCAGAACGTCTTTTCGAAGTTGTCTATTCCTGGACCGTCTTCACCACCGTCTTTGTCTGGCTCCCTATCGTCCGGATCGTCGGCAGACCAGAGGGATATGAGTGGGGCATCTTCGGCCTTAGGGGGGTCGGAGTGGAGGGGCCTTTCGGCGTGTGGGTCGTCCTGGCAGCCTACGCCTTCGTGATGCTGTGCTATGGTCAGCGTTTGCCTAGGAAAGTGTACTACACGATGCTGCTTGGTTGGCACGTCACCCTCACGAGCTTCATGGTGGCAGGAATCATTTCAATGGGAGAGGCCGCGACTCTGCAGGGTCAAGCGCTCAGGTTTGAAGTGTCACTCCTCCTAGTAGCCTTGCCAGTCATACTGTTCACCGTTCTTGCCGCTGTTTGGGTCTTCCTCGACTATCGCGAGCCATGGCCACAACAAGCAGATGGCTGGGCTCCCACAGAACCAAGCAGATTCGGAGCTGCGGTCGTATTGCTCCTGGTGGCGCTAGTAGTGTTCAGAATGGGAAACAATTACAACTGGGTCACTTCGGTTGCAGTCCTCATGACAATCGTTCAGTGGATCCTGATGGTGGGGTCATTCAAGCCCGCTCGAATTTCGGTGACGTCTAACCCACCGCAGTCCGATGACAATATTGAACCTTAAGCCGCTGATCAGGGAGTTAGCGCCCGCCCCATAACGGCATTGGGGGTGAGTTAGGGCACTGCCGGCAGCAAAGGCTGCCCCCCGGGGAACCACCTTAAGCGTCGAGGCATTAACTTTACCCACAGACCACACGTCATTCAATCACAACAGGCTGCTGCATGAACACCATCACCCGGTCCGCATTCATCAGGCAAGGGTCCGTTTTCGCCGTTTCGGTGGCGCTGCTGGGGTGCCGCCATCCGGTCGTGTCGGGCCATACCAGCGAGTGCCAAACCTCCGCCGATATTCTGGGACCGTTCTACCGTGCCGGCGCTCCGTTCCGCACCGATATGCGGGTGGCAGGCGACCTGGGGGCGCCCCTCAATGTGGACGGGATCGTCTACTCCGATGACTGCGTCACGCCCCTGTCCGGGGCACTGGTTGAGGTCTGGCAGGCCGACGGCACCGGGGCTTACGACAGCGGGAGCGCCGACTTCCGCTACCGGGCGAGCCTGAGCTCGGGCGAAAATGGGACCTACGCTTTCAGCACCAACCTGCCGGGGAAATACCTCAATGGCGGCCAGTTCCGGCCCAGCCATATCCATTTCCGGGTGACGGCTGAGGGCCATCAGTCCCTGGTTTCACAAGTTTACT belongs to Candidatus Neomarinimicrobiota bacterium and includes:
- a CDS encoding twin-arginine translocation pathway signal protein, producing the protein MNTITRSAFIRQGSVFAVSVALLGCRHPVVSGHTSECQTSADILGPFYRAGAPFRTDMRVAGDLGAPLNVDGIVYSDDCVTPLSGALVEVWQADGTGAYDSGSADFRYRASLSSGENGTYAFSTNLPGKYLNGGQFRPSHIHFRVTAEGHQSLVSQVYFENDTDIASDPWASSPEAEARILPVTELDNGELEVNFDIYLVLAS